The proteins below are encoded in one region of Aquisphaera giovannonii:
- a CDS encoding sulfatase, translating to MDDLARIQADPRPARGRLRRLISGEGDSSPASAVGPKGLLLLALWSGLVTGAVELTLVLLQRGLVARISLESLRTNRHVAWMIPAADLLIFGAAGLLFAGWERRRPGRAQAPACFAIAAGFALAAFWSVEWLHSAAGVAIAAAVGVKTFGWLNEHAVRMAALARRTLPWMGAGLIGLTIAVAASVASGERRSWAALPAAAKGRPNVLLIVMDDVRAESLSLHGNARPTAPRLEEIAGRGVRFDSARSAAPWTLPSHASMFTGQWPHNLSVDWTHGLDARQPTLAGVLAGEGYATAGFVANTYYCNARYGLDRGFARYEDYLENEAVSLFETVRSASLGKGLLQLLGYSMRFTTADADTRKSAATINAHALDWVDHRPADRPFFLFLNYYDAHGPFLPPKDATRRFGLCGLSEREQVEILKRAHETLANPSASAEDKDRARQQVRDLKRDGYESCIAYLDDQVGRLIDGLRSRGVLDETLVIITSDHGEHFEERGFYGHGLSLYRREIHVPLVILPPSGEVGRRVVPEPVSLRDIPATVLEMAGLGGRSPFPGRPLTRCFRPGAGPPSGPGTAVLSEVGHQTTVAPTPGVPASLSSVQAVTTDHDVYMRNGDGREELYDRRADPDETRNRLEGEAAAAGPLRGLLERAREE from the coding sequence ATGGATGATCTCGCCAGGATCCAGGCCGATCCGCGTCCCGCGCGGGGTCGCCTGAGGCGATTGATCTCGGGGGAAGGCGATTCGAGCCCGGCATCCGCGGTCGGCCCGAAGGGGCTGCTCCTCCTGGCGCTCTGGTCCGGCCTGGTCACGGGGGCGGTGGAGCTGACGCTGGTGCTCCTCCAGAGGGGCCTGGTCGCGCGGATCTCGCTGGAAAGCCTGAGGACCAACCGCCACGTCGCGTGGATGATCCCGGCGGCCGATCTGCTGATCTTCGGGGCCGCCGGGCTGCTCTTCGCCGGTTGGGAGAGGCGCCGCCCGGGCCGGGCCCAGGCGCCCGCCTGCTTCGCGATCGCGGCGGGCTTCGCCCTGGCGGCATTCTGGTCCGTCGAGTGGCTGCACAGCGCCGCGGGCGTGGCGATCGCCGCCGCGGTGGGCGTGAAGACCTTCGGCTGGCTGAATGAGCACGCCGTCCGGATGGCGGCCCTTGCCCGGCGGACCTTGCCCTGGATGGGCGCGGGGCTGATCGGGCTGACGATCGCGGTGGCGGCCTCCGTCGCCTCCGGCGAGCGGCGGTCCTGGGCGGCGCTGCCCGCGGCGGCGAAGGGGCGGCCGAACGTCCTCCTGATCGTGATGGACGACGTCCGGGCGGAGAGCCTCAGCCTGCACGGCAATGCCCGGCCGACGGCGCCGAGGCTGGAGGAGATCGCGGGGCGGGGGGTGCGGTTCGACTCGGCCCGGTCCGCCGCGCCCTGGACGCTTCCCTCGCACGCGAGCATGTTCACGGGCCAGTGGCCGCACAACCTGTCGGTGGACTGGACCCACGGCCTGGACGCCCGCCAGCCGACGCTCGCCGGCGTCCTCGCGGGCGAGGGCTACGCGACGGCCGGCTTCGTCGCCAACACGTACTACTGCAACGCCCGGTACGGGCTCGATCGGGGCTTCGCCCGGTACGAGGACTACCTGGAGAACGAGGCGGTCTCCCTCTTCGAGACGGTCCGCAGCGCGAGCCTGGGCAAGGGGCTGCTCCAGCTCCTGGGCTACTCGATGCGGTTCACCACGGCGGACGCCGACACGCGGAAGTCCGCGGCGACGATCAACGCGCACGCCCTGGACTGGGTCGACCATCGCCCCGCGGACCGGCCGTTCTTCCTCTTCCTGAACTACTACGACGCCCACGGCCCGTTCCTCCCGCCGAAGGACGCCACCCGGCGATTCGGCCTCTGCGGGCTGTCGGAGCGCGAGCAGGTCGAGATCCTGAAGCGGGCCCACGAGACGCTCGCGAACCCGTCGGCCTCCGCGGAGGACAAGGACCGTGCCCGCCAGCAGGTGCGGGACCTGAAGCGGGACGGCTACGAGAGCTGCATCGCCTACCTCGACGATCAGGTCGGCCGCCTGATCGACGGCCTGCGATCCCGGGGCGTGCTCGACGAAACGCTGGTCATCATCACGTCGGATCACGGCGAGCACTTCGAGGAGCGCGGGTTCTACGGGCACGGGCTGAGCCTCTACCGCCGCGAGATCCACGTCCCGCTCGTGATCCTGCCCCCGTCTGGGGAGGTGGGCCGGCGGGTGGTCCCGGAGCCGGTGAGCCTCCGCGACATCCCGGCCACGGTCCTGGAGATGGCCGGCCTGGGGGGCCGCTCGCCGTTCCCCGGCCGCCCCCTGACCCGATGCTTCCGCCCGGGTGCCGGGCCGCCGTCGGGGCCCGGCACCGCGGTCCTGTCTGAGGTTGGCCACCAGACGACCGTCGCGCCGACGCCCGGCGTCCCGGCCAGCCTCTCCTCGGTCCAGGCGGTGACGACGGATCACGACGTCTACATGCGGAATGGCGACGGGCGCGAGGAGCTCTACGATCGCCGGGCCGATCCGGACGAGACGCGGAACCGGCTCGAGGGCGAAGCCGCGGCGGCGGGGCCGCTGCGAGGGCTGCTCGAGCGGGCCCGCGAGGAGTAG
- a CDS encoding di-heme oxidoredictase family protein, protein MDGRELFERVWAVNDPRGHGGDGLGPVFNARSCVECHDRGGTGGGGLAGRNIDVATVGVPGDAGGGFFYSFSMNFGGDGFQYRFGYDPTAAGAAARSAGDRAAAAAAAAHPGFLESPSVVLHRFGVDPSYQAWRATVPGPHGTLNVAISQRNPTPLFGAGLIESIPDEAILAAARRRNSQSRGRVSRVEGGRIGRFGWKAQAATLAEFVRSAASGELGLEVPGRRQADDPRLPGGLSPGLDMDEADCEALTRFVRDLPRPVAFAPAAAKEAIDVEEGSRAFRSIGCAVCHLPRLGDVDGLYSDLLLHDMGPDLSDVGGYAVFGAGPLAAPAAAAPDPARADRPDTRAREWRTPPLWGLRDSGPYLHDGRAATVSQAILLHGGQGLPSAERFARLSARRRRQVEAFLMTLSAPARPAG, encoded by the coding sequence GTGGACGGCCGCGAGCTCTTCGAGCGGGTCTGGGCCGTGAACGACCCGCGGGGCCACGGCGGCGACGGCCTGGGGCCGGTGTTCAACGCGCGGTCGTGCGTCGAGTGCCACGACCGGGGTGGGACCGGCGGGGGCGGGCTCGCGGGCCGGAACATCGACGTCGCGACCGTCGGCGTGCCGGGCGATGCCGGCGGCGGCTTCTTCTACTCGTTCAGCATGAACTTCGGCGGCGACGGCTTCCAGTACCGCTTCGGCTACGACCCGACCGCGGCCGGTGCGGCGGCCCGGAGCGCCGGCGACCGGGCCGCGGCCGCGGCCGCGGCCGCGCATCCCGGGTTCCTCGAATCGCCGAGCGTGGTGCTGCATCGCTTCGGCGTCGACCCCTCGTACCAGGCCTGGCGGGCCACCGTCCCCGGCCCTCACGGCACCCTCAACGTGGCGATCTCGCAGCGGAACCCGACGCCGCTGTTCGGCGCCGGTCTGATCGAGTCGATCCCCGACGAGGCGATCCTCGCCGCCGCGAGGCGGAGGAACTCGCAATCCCGGGGCCGGGTCAGCCGCGTCGAGGGCGGGCGCATCGGCCGGTTCGGCTGGAAGGCCCAGGCCGCGACCCTGGCCGAGTTCGTCCGGTCCGCGGCCTCCGGCGAGCTGGGCCTGGAGGTCCCCGGCCGCCGCCAGGCCGACGACCCCCGCCTGCCCGGCGGCCTCTCGCCGGGCCTGGACATGGACGAGGCGGACTGCGAGGCGCTGACGCGGTTCGTCCGCGACCTGCCCCGCCCCGTCGCGTTCGCGCCCGCCGCCGCGAAGGAGGCCATCGACGTCGAGGAGGGGTCGCGGGCCTTCCGGTCCATCGGCTGCGCGGTCTGCCACCTGCCGAGGCTCGGCGACGTGGACGGCCTCTACAGCGACCTCCTGCTCCACGACATGGGCCCGGACCTCTCGGACGTCGGCGGCTACGCCGTCTTCGGCGCCGGCCCCCTCGCCGCCCCGGCCGCGGCCGCCCCCGACCCGGCGCGGGCCGACCGTCCTGACACCCGGGCGCGCGAGTGGCGGACGCCGCCGCTCTGGGGCCTCCGCGACTCCGGGCCTTACCTCCACGACGGCCGAGCGGCCACCGTCTCGCAGGCCATCCTGCTCCACGGCGGCCAAGGGTTGCCCTCGGCCGAGCGCTTCGCCCGACTTTCCGCCCGCCGCCGTCGCCAGGTCGAGGCCTTCCTCATGACCCTCTCCGCCCCCGCCCGCCCCGCCGGTTGA
- a CDS encoding sigma-70 family RNA polymerase sigma factor, with product MAIAKDRTITRQLAALFDAGAIRALTDGQLLERYRRGDGEPAELAFAALVERHGEMVLRVCRARLADPQDRQDAFQATFLVLIERARSLWVRDSLGPWLHQVALRTASRARASAIRRRRLEGEAAEVAANREPHEAGVPPEVAAVLHEEIGRLPGRYRVPIVLCDLEGRTCEEAARLLGRPVGTIKSWRSRGRDLLRRRLIRAGLAPAIGIEAVIAADIARASGSDATAGRMVRAAIRMGSEGSGVGIVPASVRTLSRGVARSMLRQQGGMILAGLLVAAGLGTGIAAAMQAGGDGARRPADAAAGAAHRRPAAPPPPDVPAAAAPGGETWPLSLRDAIRIGLENSEAVRVIEPDAKGGPAEGREAARPGAADGVSPLVIAPASPTGDLERFRSDVMGKVRRIAFEYWFLSAAHVRVWASERAVAEAKEIRDREQAELVAGKGVVGDVAEAAQRLEQFSLDLVTRTSDLMTHERQLRKLMGTPAADNRRIVPTTPPRHVEDPPALKRCLADLFANQPEVLRAKRLLTDGQGHRAEDLDGAAEALIPELADGAGGPAALHEAQALLEPFGAGSLALRQAIDQARGAVVRSRQEAEQKSRQFQNAARLRIAAGQRLDAQRAYHEERRITIDRILDAVSQYYDSVGKEADYRAQYAIAMDSLEADEGTLLKTAGIATAEAPRSEPAPLHRQAIGAGRAAEAAERPRAGEDAPGTDTTGRTFSFHFTLKTGPRPIEVHGSFTVGPAR from the coding sequence GTGGCGATCGCGAAGGACCGAACCATTACGCGTCAGCTCGCGGCCCTCTTCGACGCCGGGGCGATCCGCGCGCTGACGGACGGGCAACTGCTGGAACGATACAGGCGAGGCGACGGCGAGCCCGCGGAGCTCGCCTTTGCGGCCCTGGTGGAGCGCCACGGCGAGATGGTGCTGCGCGTCTGCCGAGCCCGGCTGGCGGACCCCCAGGATCGGCAGGACGCCTTCCAGGCGACGTTCCTGGTGCTGATCGAGAGGGCCCGAAGCCTCTGGGTGAGGGATTCGCTGGGCCCCTGGCTGCACCAGGTCGCGTTGCGGACGGCCTCCCGTGCCCGGGCGTCCGCGATCCGCCGGAGGCGGCTCGAAGGCGAGGCGGCCGAGGTCGCGGCCAATCGCGAGCCGCACGAGGCGGGTGTCCCGCCGGAGGTCGCGGCCGTCCTCCACGAGGAGATCGGGCGCCTGCCCGGACGTTACCGCGTGCCGATCGTGCTCTGCGACCTCGAGGGCCGCACCTGCGAGGAGGCGGCGAGGCTGCTGGGCAGGCCGGTCGGCACGATCAAGTCCTGGCGGTCGCGGGGCCGCGACCTCCTGCGACGCCGGCTGATCCGGGCGGGCCTGGCGCCCGCCATCGGGATCGAGGCCGTCATCGCCGCGGATATCGCCCGGGCTTCCGGATCGGATGCGACGGCCGGGCGGATGGTCCGGGCCGCGATCCGGATGGGATCGGAGGGGTCGGGCGTCGGGATCGTCCCGGCGTCGGTTCGCACGCTTTCCAGAGGAGTCGCTCGATCGATGTTACGCCAACAAGGGGGGATGATCCTGGCGGGGCTCCTGGTCGCCGCCGGCCTCGGCACCGGGATCGCGGCGGCGATGCAGGCCGGCGGCGACGGGGCGAGGCGGCCGGCCGATGCCGCGGCGGGGGCGGCCCATCGGCGGCCCGCCGCGCCGCCGCCCCCGGACGTACCGGCCGCCGCCGCGCCTGGCGGCGAGACCTGGCCGCTGTCCCTCCGCGACGCCATCCGGATCGGGCTGGAGAACAGCGAGGCCGTCCGGGTGATCGAGCCCGATGCGAAGGGCGGGCCCGCCGAGGGACGCGAGGCGGCGCGACCGGGGGCGGCCGACGGCGTGTCGCCGCTGGTCATCGCCCCCGCGTCGCCGACCGGCGATCTCGAGCGGTTCCGGTCCGACGTCATGGGCAAGGTCCGCCGGATCGCGTTCGAGTACTGGTTCCTCTCGGCGGCCCACGTCCGCGTCTGGGCGTCCGAGCGGGCCGTCGCCGAGGCGAAGGAGATCCGCGATCGCGAGCAGGCCGAGCTCGTCGCGGGCAAGGGGGTGGTGGGCGATGTCGCCGAGGCCGCCCAGCGGCTCGAGCAGTTCAGCCTCGACCTGGTGACCCGGACCTCCGACCTGATGACCCACGAGCGGCAGCTCCGCAAGCTGATGGGGACGCCAGCGGCCGACAACCGCAGGATCGTCCCGACCACGCCACCTCGTCACGTCGAGGACCCGCCGGCCCTGAAGCGATGCCTGGCGGACCTGTTCGCGAATCAGCCGGAGGTCCTCCGGGCGAAGCGACTCCTTACCGACGGCCAGGGTCATCGGGCCGAGGACCTGGACGGGGCGGCCGAGGCCCTCATCCCGGAGCTCGCCGACGGCGCGGGTGGGCCGGCCGCGTTGCACGAGGCGCAGGCCCTCCTCGAGCCGTTCGGGGCGGGGAGCCTGGCCCTGCGCCAGGCCATCGACCAGGCCAGGGGCGCGGTGGTCCGCTCGCGCCAGGAGGCCGAGCAGAAGTCTCGCCAGTTCCAGAACGCGGCCCGGCTGCGAATCGCCGCCGGCCAGCGACTCGACGCCCAGCGGGCCTACCATGAGGAACGCCGGATCACGATCGACCGCATCCTCGACGCGGTCAGCCAGTATTACGACTCCGTGGGCAAGGAGGCCGACTACCGGGCGCAGTACGCCATCGCCATGGACTCGCTCGAGGCGGACGAGGGAACCCTCCTCAAGACGGCCGGGATCGCGACGGCGGAAGCACCACGAAGCGAGCCGGCTCCACTCCATCGCCAGGCGATCGGCGCCGGGCGAGCCGCCGAAGCCGCCGAACGCCCAAGGGCGGGCGAGGACGCCCCGGGGACGGACACCACCGGCAGGACTTTCTCCTTCCACTTCACGCTCAAGACCGGCCCCAGACCGATCGAGGTCCATGGATCATTCACCGTCGGGCCGGCCCGCTAG